The DNA region AAATATTGATGCGGGAGAATTTCACGGCCCGGTGGACATCCTTGAGACGAACCCGCTTGAGGAGCCGCATGACGGAGGGAAGCTTGAAGGAGATCGACACCGAATGAACCTCTCGGTCATAGACCTCGAGGACTTCGACTTTGCCCTGCCAAAGAAGCGCAATGGCTTTTTGCCAATGCACCACCCGCAAGGGCTCGTACGTCGCATTCAGCAGGAGAGTCATTTCCATGCAGCAACCTCATTCTCAACCGTGGCTCCTTCTGTGAGAAGGCGCTGGTTTAGTCTTAGGACGCGTACCTGCATCTATGCCATAAGCCTCAGTTGGAATCAAGTCATTGACGGGTCTCGGAAACCGACCCGTCTCATCGGCCAAGCCTCCAACAGGAAAGATCAGCGCCATGCCTGAATTTGTCACCGTTGCGAAAGTGGAAGAGATTCCTCCGGGGACCGGACGGACCGTCGAAGTCCAAGGAGTCTGGATCGCCCTCTTCAATGTCGACGGATCCTTCTATGCCGTCGACAACACCTGTCCGCATGCGGGTGGGCCATTGGGAGAAGGATGTCTGGAGGGCCACATCGTCGAATGTCCGTGGCATGGATGGCGCTTTGACGTACAGAGCGGAGCACGACCGGAGAATCCGGACATAACCGTCGCCTGCTGTCATGTCCGAATTGAAGGGAATCACGTTCAGGTCGCGTTGCCGGAGCACTTCAAATAGGAGCCTGTCGGGAGACAGGCTCGGTCTATCTGGTTCATCTAGTCGCGCTCTGGTTCAACCAAATAGATGGGACAGACTGGAGGCTTGTTTCAGTATCCTGGAGAGCCGAGAGGCATTGCCGGGGCCGGCAATCCTGACGGTTCACTATCCGGCTCTTTCGGAGTGACTCCGTCGGCCGGAAGCGACGCGGCATTGACCTTCTTCACCGCAAGATTGGCATGCCAAATAAATTCCCGCTCAAACCATTGCCCCGTCACCCCTTGGTCTCGCAGCTGAACCCGTATCTCGTACATATCCCCTTCCACGAGCTTCACCCGCCACTCACCCAACCGGGCAACCCGATGACGTTCGCTCATCGAACGCACATGCTCCGTCATCGCCTGAAGAATCGTGGGATAACCCAGCGCACGATGGGTTTGCACCAACGCGAGGGCCTCAGCAGCCAGAGGATCAGCCATGGGATTGAGCGACGGAGGCTTCAGCCAGAGATAGTACAGCCCACCCAATACCAGTAGGGCCACCACCGTATAGTGAATCACCTTCACCATTGAAAACGAAGAAGAGGCAGCAGGAGAGGACGAATGGTTCTCTGACATGGACATCCTGTACAAGGGGTTCGATGAGAGGATAAAAAACCGCACAACCTCGCGTTGCATCTTAGGAAGAGCAGCAACGCGAAGTCAATCGAGCCTGCACGCCAGCCCCGCATGCGGCTTGTGTGCGTGAAAGAGGTTATGTTACAAATATCGGTCTAGTCGACACCTTTGTATCCTGAGGCGGTAAATACCCATGAAATTCTTTCTCTACGGGGACCATCTCAACCCCACGCAGCTGAAACGTCGCGCACCGGAACATCAGTTCTTGATGCTCGCCACGATTCCAGAACATACCATCAAGTTTTGCCGATGGTCCTCACAATGGCGATGCGGTCTGGCCAGCGTGGCCCCCTCGCCTGGAGAACAGGTCTGGGGAGCGGTCTTCGAAGTGACGGACGAAGACCTCAAGCTGATGGACCTCTTCGAAGAAGATGTACCCCCAAGCGCGTTTCGCCAGGTCCAAGTGACCGTGCTGACCGAAGCCGGGGAGAAAATGCTGGTCACCACCTATGCCGCCACCCCGATCGGCAAATTCAAACCCAAGGCGCATTATCTCGATTGGGTGATGAAGGGCCTCAAGCATTGGAAGCTGCCAGAAGAAGCCATCGATATGTGGAAGTCGTTCGTACCAACAACGTAACCGATCAATAGCAGTACCGTCCAAAGGAGAATCCATGCCAAAGCCAAAGTACCACATCGTCGTCTGCACCAATTCACGTCCTCCGGGACACCCGAAGCCATCCTGTGGTAGCGCTGGAGCGGCCTCCCTGCTCATGGCCTTTAACATGGGGCTCATGCAGAAGGGTGTGACACCGGGAGACGTCATCGTCAGCGGCTCCTCCTGCCTCGGCCCCTGCGAGCAAGGACCCACCGTCGTCGTCTATCCGGACGCCACCTGGTACTCCAAAGTCACGGAAGCAGACGTCGCCACCATCATCGATGAACACATTAAGGGCGGAAAGCCCGCCGAGAAACTGAACCCGGACGCAGTCTGGAAGTAATAGTAGGCGAGAGGTGAGGGGCCAGAGGCAAGGGGTGAGTTCCAATCATGCCCCTAGCCACAAGCCTCTTGCCGAACCATCTCTATGCCAACGCCCAGTCATACAGAACACAAATCCCATGCACCCAAGTCCATTGGGTGCATGGTGATTACCTGCAGCGACACGCGGACTCCCGACACCGATACCAGCGGGCAAGCCATCCACAAGCTCCTCCGGCAGTTCGGCCATGAGGTCGTGGCCTACCATCTCGTCAAAGATGAACCGGCCCAGATCAAAAGCCGAATTGAGGAAGGCCTGACGAACGATGCCGTCCAAGCCATCATCATCAATGGCGGAACCGGGATCTCAAAGAGGGATTCGACCTTTGAAGCGGTCGACGCGATGTTGGAGAAACGGCTCGTGGGATTCGGCGAGATCTTCCGCTACCTGACCTACATGGATATCGGCTCACCAGCCATCATGAGCCGCGCCACCGCCGGCATCATCAAAGGCCGTATCTTATTCTCCACCCCAGGCTCCGAAAACGCCGTCCGCCTGGCGATGGAAAAACTCATCCTCCCCGAACTCGGCCACCTCGTCAAAGAACTCTCGAAATAGGTCAGGGCTAAGCGGCTAGGGGTAACGGGGGTTGGCTCGGACTCTTCCGACATTCTCTCTACTTCTTCGCCTTTAACTTTTCTTCACCACAGGATGTTCAAAACGGCCTTCCAGCAAGGCCGTAGGTGAATCAAAACCGGAGGCGTACCCTCAGGGGTACGTAGAGGATTTTGATGAACCGAGAACGATGCTGGAGGCCGTTTTCAACATCCGTCAATCTTGCGAAATCTTCGGTTCAGAATACGGAGCCTCCGTCTTAATACTCGATTGGGCATACCGCTTATAGAACATCATCACATCCCGCACTGAGACCACCCCGACAATTTCGCCAGATTTGGTAACGGCAAGATGGCGTACGCCCAAGTCCCCCATCATGTCCTGCGCCTCATCCACCGACTGCGCCCCCTCGATCGTGCAAATGGGGCTCGTCATAATCTTCTCGACCGTCAGCTTGCCGAGGGGCTTACTCATTGCCACAGCCCGGCGGACAATATCCGTATCGGTCACGATCCCAACCAACTTCGTCCCCTTCTTCACAAACAGCGACCCCACTCGCGCCGCCTTCATCTTCTTGGCCGCGCTCACGATCGACATGCTGGGCCCGACGGTCTTGGGCTGTTTGCTCATGATCTTGGATACGCTAGACATGGTTTCCCTCCCTCTCGTTAATGGTATCGAGCGGAAAGAACGCCGGCCGCGTTCTCCCAGTATGATGGCTAACTTATTATACTCGCATACGTGGGAAGGATGACTGCAAAAGAGCGCCTGGGTCAGGCCGAAGAGAAGGGTACTACTGAGGATGGGCTCCACGTCTACGATTCAGAAGCAAGGTCTGTTTAAAATGCCCTTCCAGCAAGGCCGCAGCCGAGTCAAAACCGGAGGCGTACCCTCAGGGGTACGTTGAGGGTTTTGACGAGGGGAGAACGATGCTGGAGGGCACTTTCAACAGACTAGTATGATTTTGCCGAAGAACTTGCGGCTCAACATCTGCTCTTGAGCCGCCCTGGCCTCTTGGAGAGGATAGGTGCGGTCGATCACGGAGATCACACGCTTTTGCCCCATCAGCTCCGCCGCCTTCACCAGTTCAGCCCGCGTACCCATGTAGGAGCCCTTGATGCTGTACTGTCGGGAATAGATATACCGGAGATCGACCTTCACTTCTGCGCCGGTCGTCGCCCCACAGGTAATCAAGCGACCACCCTTCGCCAACGACGCCAAACAGCTCTCCCATACCTCCGGGCCGATATGCTCAAAGACCACATCAACGCCATGGCCTTCGGTCAGCAACTTCACCCGTTCTGCGACATTCTCTTTCGCATGGTTGATGACGGCATCGGCCCCCAGGATAACAGCCTTGGGAATCTTGTCGTCCGATCCAACAGTCGTGATGACACGCGCCCCGGCGAGCTTCGCCATTTGAATGGCCATGGTCCCCACTCCACTCCCTCCACCCATGATCAAGACCGTCTCACCATGTTGAAGCCCTGCCTGCGCAAACAGCATGTGCGACGCGGTCACAGAAACGAGCGGAAAGGCCGCCGCCTGCTCGAAGGAGAGGTTCTCCGGAATCGGCATCACATTGCGGAACGGCACCTTCACATACTCGGCATACCCGCCATGCATCATCGCCCCGAGCAGGCTGTAGGAGCGGCAGAAGTTGTCCCGCCCTGCCAGGCATGGTTCACATTTCCAGCAACTGATCCCCGGCGAGAGGAACACGCGTTGCCCGACCGTCACGTGATCGGCTTGCGCCCCCACTTGTTCCACGATCCCGGCCACATCCGACCCTGACACATGCGGCATCGGCATGGGATAGGCCGGATTCCCCTGGCGGATCCAAATATCCAGATGGTTCAAGGCACAGGCTTTCACCCGAACCAGCACCTCATCCGGGCCGATCGTCGGCATCGGCAAATCTTCATACGAGAGTTTGTCCGGTCCACCATGCGCCCGAAACAAAACAGCTTTCATATTCAGCTCCTTACTAGACCACCGCGTCCATTATAGAACCAGATCGGAGAAAACCAGGAGAAGCTTGAGAGAGGCAGAGACCGGTTGGGCCTCTTGCCAACTAGCCCCATCACGCAGGATGATCAAAACGTCATATCACAAGGCCGCAGGGAGTATGGCGACTGAGTCGTACCCTCTGGGGTACGTCGCAGGGAGACATGCGACTGAGAACGCCGTGAGATGGCGTTTTCATCATCCTGCTAAAACTTGAGCGTGCCTTCGACGACCATGACGCATTGCCCGCCCACCTTGATCGTTTGGATGATATCGTCGTCCGACTCGACCCGGACGAAAATCTGCGACGGACGCTCGATTTCATAGCCCTGTTCCACCACAATTTCAGTCGTCGGAGTCACCTCCACTACCCGATTCTGCACCAGGTAGGCACCCAAGGCGCCACTCGCGCTGCCGGTCGCCGGATCTTCAAGAATCCCGATCGACGGCGCGAACATCCTCGCATGGACCGTCGCAGTGGGTTCGACCGTCACGGTCGTAAAGACCATGATGCCATTGGCGCCGAAACGCCGGCAGACATCCGTAATGGCCGAGGCATCGGGACGGATCGACCGCACCGCCGTCAGCGTACGCACCGGCACGATCATCACGGGCAACCCGGTGGATACCACCTCGATGGGCCACTTCATATCGGCGATCACATGTTTGGCCAGACCCAGCGCGCTGGCAACTTTATATAAATCTTCCACATCCTCTACGGGACCCAGAAACTCCGGCTTGGGCTGTGTCATCACGACCCGCTCCACCAGGCCATCCTCCGCATGGAGTTCGACGGGAAAGAGACCGATGTTGCACTCCTGCATCACCCGCGTTATCGACTCTTTGACCGGGATGATGCCCAACTCGGCCAGGATGAAGAAGGTCCCCAGCACCGGATGACCGGCGAAGGGAATCTCCTGGGTGGGCGTGAAGATGCGCAGTTTGACCACCGCGGCTTTATCCGTCGGAGGAAACACAAAGACCGTTTCAGAGAGGTTCATCTCGCGGGCAATCTGTTGCAGTTGATCGTCTGTCAGGCCCCCGGCATCGGGAAACACGGCAACGGGATTACCACCGAACGGCTCCCCAGAAAATACATCGGCTTGATAAAATTTGAGGGACCGCCTGTCAGGCATTCTGGCCTCCTAGATTGGACGTGGAAGCGCGTCAAACTCCTGCCGCATGGGGTTCCGGAGATAGTGCTCTACAAAGTTCTGGAGCGAGCCGTTCCGATAGAGCAGCTCATTGGCATAGCGCGTATCGATCTTGTGCAACACCTTCACCGTGACGCCGGTCTTCTTTGCGAATTGCTCCAGCGTCACCCCTGTAATGTCGCTATAAGGACCACGTCCCGACTGCATGATGCATTTGGGGATGTGCACCACTTTTTCCTTCGTCAACCGGCGCGCAATATCGTCGAACGTCAGGAGGACCGTGCAATCAGAATCTCCGCTCAACATCGCATTCGGCACATAGAGAAACTTGGCCCGGTTCTTCCGGAACAGGCTCAGGACTTTGTGGACACTCCCTGCCGTCACGATCGTATCCTTCTTTTCCATCTCCAACGCATCGAAGGAACTCACGATTCGTTTCCGGTTGAGAAAAGCCGTCGCATAGGACTCGGTGTGGATCGTCTGAAGATTGGGCAGGCCCGCATCATAAATTCGCAGGGCCTCCTCCGGCAGATACTTGCGCCCCTGCCGCATGAGGGAGGCCGTGTCCTCCTTCAACCCCCGCACCGGCGTCAGCGTCCCCATCCAGAGCACACAGTTTTTGTTGATCGACGAAATCAGCGCCGCATCCTTCGACATGGTATCCATATCGAACGCATAGAAATTCGCCGAGGAGACCGCCGGTCCGTCCAAGACTTTCAGCACATGCTTCACCGACGGCGCATGCGGCATGAGCTTCTGCCGATAGTCGCTCAGCGTGATGACGGAGAGTTCGAAGTTGATCCGTCCAGGGAACTGCGCCACGAGCTGGTGGATCTTCGGGACATGGACATATCCCACCGTGAAGAACTGGATGCTCTTGTCCGTATAGGTAAGAAAATCCTCGACCCATTCCATCGCCTTCGGATGGAGGAACAGATCCGTCCATTCCATGTATTCGTTGCCGCCCAGACACCAGAACTGCTTCGGGTCGGTCGGCTTCTTGCTGATATAGTCGAGGATATATTTCCAATCCTCGTCGCTGGTCTTAGGAGGATCGAACGTTTCACGGTAGGAATGGTCCAGCTCATAGCAGAACTCGCACTTCACCGGACAATCGCGCCCCAGGCTGAGCGGAATCTTACCCGCGTCCATTTCCTTGCGCAGAACCTCACGATAATCTTTGTTCGTAAAGATGGGAGCGGCCTGAAGGATCGGTAGAACAGTTCCCATAGCGTCAGATCAGCATGCTCGCAGGATGATCAAAATAGCTGCCGCCTTGGTTTGACAGGTCTGGTCCAGCTTTGTCACAGTATACAAATGAGTGATGACGTCA from Nitrospirota bacterium includes:
- a CDS encoding Rieske 2Fe-2S domain-containing protein translates to MPEFVTVAKVEEIPPGTGRTVEVQGVWIALFNVDGSFYAVDNTCPHAGGPLGEGCLEGHIVECPWHGWRFDVQSGARPENPDITVACCHVRIEGNHVQVALPEHFK
- a CDS encoding gamma-glutamylcyclotransferase family protein translates to MKFFLYGDHLNPTQLKRRAPEHQFLMLATIPEHTIKFCRWSSQWRCGLASVAPSPGEQVWGAVFEVTDEDLKLMDLFEEDVPPSAFRQVQVTVLTEAGEKMLVTTYAATPIGKFKPKAHYLDWVMKGLKHWKLPEEAIDMWKSFVPTT
- a CDS encoding (2Fe-2S) ferredoxin domain-containing protein, which gives rise to MPKPKYHIVVCTNSRPPGHPKPSCGSAGAASLLMAFNMGLMQKGVTPGDVIVSGSSCLGPCEQGPTVVVYPDATWYSKVTEADVATIIDEHIKGGKPAEKLNPDAVWK
- a CDS encoding MogA/MoaB family molybdenum cofactor biosynthesis protein, which produces MPTPSHTEHKSHAPKSIGCMVITCSDTRTPDTDTSGQAIHKLLRQFGHEVVAYHLVKDEPAQIKSRIEEGLTNDAVQAIIINGGTGISKRDSTFEAVDAMLEKRLVGFGEIFRYLTYMDIGSPAIMSRATAGIIKGRILFSTPGSENAVRLAMEKLILPELGHLVKELSK
- a CDS encoding CBS domain-containing protein — protein: MSSVSKIMSKQPKTVGPSMSIVSAAKKMKAARVGSLFVKKGTKLVGIVTDTDIVRRAVAMSKPLGKLTVEKIMTSPICTIEGAQSVDEAQDMMGDLGVRHLAVTKSGEIVGVVSVRDVMMFYKRYAQSSIKTEAPYSEPKISQD
- a CDS encoding zinc-binding dehydrogenase, with the protein product MKAVLFRAHGGPDKLSYEDLPMPTIGPDEVLVRVKACALNHLDIWIRQGNPAYPMPMPHVSGSDVAGIVEQVGAQADHVTVGQRVFLSPGISCWKCEPCLAGRDNFCRSYSLLGAMMHGGYAEYVKVPFRNVMPIPENLSFEQAAAFPLVSVTASHMLFAQAGLQHGETVLIMGGGSGVGTMAIQMAKLAGARVITTVGSDDKIPKAVILGADAVINHAKENVAERVKLLTEGHGVDVVFEHIGPEVWESCLASLAKGGRLITCGATTGAEVKVDLRYIYSRQYSIKGSYMGTRAELVKAAELMGQKRVISVIDRTYPLQEARAAQEQMLSRKFFGKIILVC
- a CDS encoding PhzF family phenazine biosynthesis protein → MPDRRSLKFYQADVFSGEPFGGNPVAVFPDAGGLTDDQLQQIAREMNLSETVFVFPPTDKAAVVKLRIFTPTQEIPFAGHPVLGTFFILAELGIIPVKESITRVMQECNIGLFPVELHAEDGLVERVVMTQPKPEFLGPVEDVEDLYKVASALGLAKHVIADMKWPIEVVSTGLPVMIVPVRTLTAVRSIRPDASAITDVCRRFGANGIMVFTTVTVEPTATVHARMFAPSIGILEDPATGSASGALGAYLVQNRVVEVTPTTEIVVEQGYEIERPSQIFVRVESDDDIIQTIKVGGQCVMVVEGTLKF